Proteins found in one Thermodesulfobacteriota bacterium genomic segment:
- a CDS encoding DUF4258 domain-containing protein, whose product MVRFHIHAQERLLERGTTEEEVVATVEKGEAFPAKFGRTGFRRNFFFNDMRRGRHYTTKQVEAYAVQDGNDWLVITVITRYF is encoded by the coding sequence ATGGTAAGATTTCATATTCATGCTCAAGAGCGGTTATTGGAACGGGGTACGACTGAAGAAGAGGTCGTCGCAACTGTGGAGAAAGGCGAGGCTTTCCCTGCAAAATTCGGGCGTACCGGCTTTAGACGTAATTTCTTTTTTAATGACATGCGGCGCGGTAGGCATTATACAACCAAACAGGTTGAGGCGTATGCTGTACAAGATGGGAATGACTGGTTGGTTATTACTGTAATAACGCGCTACTTTTAG
- a CDS encoding sulfatase-like hydrolase/transferase encodes MNNSKQPNIIVLILDALRADHVSCYGYHRNTTPNIDRISAQGTIFLETIATAPCVIDGDVVSHVA; translated from the coding sequence ATGAACAATTCAAAACAACCTAATATTATTGTTCTTATATTAGACGCCTTAAGGGCCGACCATGTGTCATGTTACGGCTATCACAGGAATACTACGCCAAACATAGACCGGATCAGCGCGCAGGGAACAATATTTTTAGAAACGATTGCTACGGCCCCTTGCGTGATCGATGGGGACGTTGTTTCTCACGTTGCTTAA
- a CDS encoding DUF2283 domain-containing protein has translation MKLTYDPKYNIAYIRLHEKSAEVETIKISDELNVDIAPDGTIYGIELLNANKQLRGEEEGKLLIFNEATGERAEIILSGE, from the coding sequence ATGAAATTAACGTATGATCCCAAATACAACATAGCCTATATACGCTTACATGAAAAAAGCGCTGAGGTGGAGACGATAAAAATATCTGATGAACTTAATGTAGACATAGCTCCTGATGGAACGATTTATGGCATTGAGTTATTAAATGCTAACAAGCAGTTACGAGGGGAAGAAGAAGGGAAATTGCTCATTTTCAATGAAGCCACGGGAGAAAGGGCTGAGATTATACTGTCAGGGGAATAG
- a CDS encoding type II toxin-antitoxin system VapC family toxin, translating to MYLLDTDIVIYSLKAHPVVQENLRRHYNDPLKISVITLMELYYGAYKSKKTTSNLAKIKTLENSLEVVTLGKESVDIFGMLKANMEASGTPLDDFDLVLASCALAHNLILVTNNSRHFERIEGLKIQNWTIISSKS from the coding sequence ATGTATCTTCTAGACACGGACATCGTCATTTATAGCCTCAAAGCACATCCTGTCGTGCAGGAAAATTTGCGCCGGCATTACAATGATCCGCTCAAAATAAGCGTAATTACCCTGATGGAGCTGTATTACGGGGCATACAAATCGAAAAAGACGACCAGCAATCTGGCAAAAATAAAAACCCTCGAAAATTCGTTGGAAGTCGTTACGTTAGGCAAAGAGTCCGTTGACATTTTTGGTATGCTCAAGGCAAACATGGAAGCATCCGGCACTCCATTGGATGATTTTGACTTAGTCCTTGCGTCCTGTGCTTTGGCGCACAATTTGATATTAGTAACCAATAACTCAAGACATTTCGAGCGGATTGAAGGCTTAAAAATTCAAAATTGGACGATAATATCCTCCAAAAGTTAG